TAAAGCATGAACAATTCTCATTTTATGCCGAGGTGATACTCGAGCAAAAATGGTGGTTTTCATTACTACTTTCTCCAGTTCTTCCTGAGGCATTTTCTCTAATTCTGAACCGGTAATGATACGATCTCCAAGCTGATAAATCCCTATCTGATCTGCAATGGCCTGAGCAGTTAGTGAATAGTCTCCTGTTATCATAATCGGACGAATCCCTGCTTTGCGACATGTCTTTACCGCTTCTTTTGCCTCTTTCCTGGGTGGATCTATCATTGCTACTAATCCTAAAAAAGTTAACTCGCTTTCTGTTTTCTCAATATTTAATTTTTTATTCTCTTTTATATATTCTTTTTCCTGGGAATTTATTTCCCGATAAGCAACAGCCAGTACCCGAAGTGCCTCTGAAGCTAATTTTTTATTCTGTTCAGCGATTTTTCCTTTTAGGGATTGAGACCAAGCTTTTTCTTTACTATTACTTCTAAAACTGCTGCAACGTTCAATAATCTGATCAGGAGCGCCCTTGACAAATAGAATCTCATCCCCTTCTGGAGTTCGATGTACTGTTGACATTCTTTTTCGCTCCGAATCAAAGGGCAACTCTCTTAAGCGAGGATACTTATTTTCTAATCCCTCCTTTTGATACCCGGCCTTGGCTGCAACTACTACCAATGCCCCCTCGGTTGGATCTCCGATAATCTCCCACTGATTATTTTCTTCATTTTGTTTTAAGTAAGAATTGTTACAAAGCGTCGCTGCCTTTAGCAAAAGAGATATGGCCTGGTCATCACTTGGTTGAATGTATTGATTATTCTGACGGAATTGTCCAAAAGGTTGATAACCGACACCTTCCACCTCGATCTCTCGATCGACCAAAACCAGTTTTTGAACAGTCATCTGGTTTTGAGTCAATGTTCCAGTCTTATCCGAACAGATTACTGTAGTGGCACCTAAGGTCTCCACTGCTGGAAGACGCCTAATTATAGCATTTTTCTTAATCATCTGTTGTACACCTAATGCCAGTACAATAGTAACAACAGCCGGTAATCCCTCTGGAACTGCTGCCACTGCTAGAGAAATTCCAGTAAGAAACATATCAAAAAAGGGAATCCCCCGTAAACAACCCAGTAAAACGACAATCGCTATCACAAACAGGATAATGATTCCCAGGTTTTTCCCAACCTGATTTAATTTCTTTTGGAGAGGAGTTAATTCTTTTTTCTGTTCCTGAAGCATACTGGCAATCTGACCCATTTCAGTATCCATTCCGGTAGCAACAACTATTCCTCTACCACGACCAGCTATTACTGTAGTACCCATGTAAGCTATATTGAGACGATCACCCAGCGGAATTTCTTCCTTACTAACTATCTCCCGATTAGTTTTTTCAGCTGGTTCTGACTCCCCAGTCAAAATTGCCTCCTGAATACTTAAATCAGTTACCTCAACCAGACGTAGATCTGCTGGAATTCGATCACCAGATTCTAAAAGCACTAAATCTCCTGGAACTAATTGAGTAGATTTTATTTTTTTCTGTTTCCCATCTCTCATAACTAATGTTTCGGGAACTGTCATTTTTTTTAAGGCATCCAGAGATTTTTCCGCTCTATATTCTTGTAACACACTTAAGATGGCATTTAAAATAACAATGATGCCAATGACAATGGCATCAGTTACCTCCCCCAAGAGTACAGATATTACCGCAGAAGCCAATAAAATAATGATTAAGACATCTTTAAACTGGTCTATCAGCATATGCCAAAC
This Atribacterota bacterium DNA region includes the following protein-coding sequences:
- a CDS encoding calcium-transporting P-type ATPase, PMR1-type, producing MKISDEKENQTNKYYLKTALEAEKELNTSLKVGLSSSEVKQRLEKIGPNQLKEGKKRTVWHMLIDQFKDVLIIILLASAVISVLLGEVTDAIVIGIIVILNAILSVLQEYRAEKSLDALKKMTVPETLVMRDGKQKKIKSTQLVPGDLVLLESGDRIPADLRLVEVTDLSIQEAILTGESEPAEKTNREIVSKEEIPLGDRLNIAYMGTTVIAGRGRGIVVATGMDTEMGQIASMLQEQKKELTPLQKKLNQVGKNLGIIILFVIAIVVLLGCLRGIPFFDMFLTGISLAVAAVPEGLPAVVTIVLALGVQQMIKKNAIIRRLPAVETLGATTVICSDKTGTLTQNQMTVQKLVLVDREIEVEGVGYQPFGQFRQNNQYIQPSDDQAISLLLKAATLCNNSYLKQNEENNQWEIIGDPTEGALVVVAAKAGYQKEGLENKYPRLRELPFDSERKRMSTVHRTPEGDEILFVKGAPDQIIERCSSFRSNSKEKAWSQSLKGKIAEQNKKLASEALRVLAVAYREINSQEKEYIKENKKLNIEKTESELTFLGLVAMIDPPRKEAKEAVKTCRKAGIRPIMITGDYSLTAQAIADQIGIYQLGDRIITGSELEKMPQEELEKVVMKTTIFARVSPRHKMRIVHALQKNNQVVAMTGDGVNDAPALKESDIGVAMGITGTDVSKEAADMILTDDNFSSIVSAVQEGRKIYQNIQKFIRYLLSCNLGEILTIFVAILIGLPRPLLPIQILWVNLVTDGLPALALGLDPAEKDVMIQPPRNPKEGIFSGKMGFNIFSQGIFIGIITLIAFYYGYSQYSLVVGETMAFGTLSFTQLWQSLNSRSDKFSIFRLGIFSNRYLVLAILGSGILQLMVMLVPFLQSVFQVTALTFSQWLVVILISLTAIPYVELLKKLKLTYFFK